In Flavobacteriales bacterium, one genomic interval encodes:
- a CDS encoding RidA family protein translates to MERFNAEGAPRPVGLYPHARKVGNLLFLSGVGPRIAGSDAQDSGVPGLTLDKNGNFIEFDFEAQCRSVFDNVRTILEASGSAWDQLVDVTVFLVDMKRDFQTYNRIYAEYFEDNQPCRTTVEINSLPTPIAIELKCIASIAE, encoded by the coding sequence ATGGAACGCTTCAACGCAGAAGGAGCCCCGAGACCAGTAGGACTCTATCCGCATGCCCGTAAAGTCGGGAACCTACTTTTTCTCAGCGGGGTAGGGCCCAGGATTGCCGGCAGCGATGCACAGGATTCTGGAGTACCTGGATTGACCCTGGATAAGAATGGGAATTTCATCGAATTCGATTTCGAAGCGCAGTGTCGATCGGTCTTCGATAACGTCAGGACCATTTTGGAAGCGAGTGGAAGCGCTTGGGATCAACTGGTGGACGTGACCGTATTCTTAGTGGATATGAAGCGGGATTTCCAGACCTACAATCGAATCTATGCGGAGTACTTCGAGGACAATCAGCCTTGCAGGACTACCGTAGAGATCAACTCACTTCCTACCCCTATCGCTATCGAGCTTAAATGCATTGCAAGCATAGCCGAATAA
- a CDS encoding DUF502 domain-containing protein encodes MTWKQVMRAGVRFFLSGLLYTAPVVVTAYILFELFTFLDGLVPSKYPGIGILFIVLFITLMGILGSSFLLRPINRYFRSLVDRIPLVKTIFYAIRDVLSAFVGEKKRFTKPVLVQVNAAGMEKLGFITSEDLSRLGIPEHKIAVYLPHSINFSGNLFIVTNEMVTPLEANSSEVMKFIVSGGVMEVEPKIPTEWNASTQKEPRDQ; translated from the coding sequence ATGACTTGGAAACAGGTAATGAGAGCAGGAGTCCGATTCTTCCTGAGCGGGCTACTCTACACTGCCCCGGTGGTGGTGACTGCGTATATCCTCTTTGAGCTGTTCACCTTCTTGGATGGGCTGGTTCCCTCCAAGTATCCGGGGATCGGGATACTGTTCATAGTGCTTTTCATCACCTTGATGGGCATACTCGGCTCATCTTTCCTGCTACGTCCCATCAACCGATATTTCCGTTCACTGGTGGATAGGATCCCTTTGGTCAAGACGATATTCTATGCTATACGTGATGTACTCTCGGCATTTGTCGGAGAAAAGAAACGCTTCACCAAACCGGTCTTGGTACAAGTGAACGCAGCTGGCATGGAGAAATTGGGCTTCATCACTTCAGAAGACTTGAGTAGACTCGGCATCCCAGAGCACAAGATTGCAGTCTATTTACCGCATTCCATCAATTTTTCCGGAAATCTATTCATCGTGACCAATGAGATGGTCACTCCCTTGGAGGCCAATTCATCAGAAGTGATGAAATTCATCGTATCGGGAGGAGTGATGGAAGTCGAACCTAAAATTCCCACAGAATGGAACGCTTCAACGCAGAAGGAGCCCCGAGACCAGTAG
- a CDS encoding MmcQ/YjbR family DNA-binding protein, with translation MNIEEYRAYCLSKPGTSEGMPFDDEVLVFKVGGKMFALTRISSFEYINLKCDPERALELRASHDAIRPGYHMSKTHWNSVYLHQGLEDGLVRELIDHSYSLVYASLSKKVRTSISNTPQ, from the coding sequence ATGAACATTGAGGAGTATCGTGCCTATTGCCTCTCTAAACCGGGAACCTCTGAGGGGATGCCCTTTGATGACGAGGTGCTTGTTTTCAAGGTAGGTGGTAAGATGTTTGCCTTGACAAGGATCAGTTCATTCGAGTACATCAATCTGAAGTGTGACCCAGAAAGAGCCTTGGAATTACGTGCCAGCCACGATGCCATACGTCCCGGATACCATATGAGCAAGACCCATTGGAACAGTGTCTACTTGCATCAAGGCTTAGAAGATGGGCTGGTCAGGGAACTCATCGATCACAGTTATTCTTTGGTCTATGCTTCACTTAGCAAGAAAGTGAGAACCTCTATCTCCAACACACCTCAATAA
- a CDS encoding cyclase family protein — protein sequence MTAQIETGHRQVRVDLASPLPISIRLSHGKNNPVAWYAPYPSLTPVEMEGFVGNVALGGSVNTNDITFNPHGNGTHTECIGHLTKEAHQVDEYMRDFIHLAQVFTVTPHVLDADRSEFQQAGDRIIRVEELERLSLSPDVKALAIRTLPNTDSKKSRVYTGQNPPYFDPAALAWVRAQGIEHLLVDLPSVDRENDGGKMLAHRAFWYENDSPRMHATITEFIYIPDEIVDGEYLLNIMIAPFGNDASPSKPTLYRLLP from the coding sequence ATGACAGCTCAGATAGAGACCGGTCATCGCCAAGTGCGCGTTGACCTTGCAAGTCCACTGCCTATAAGCATACGCCTCTCTCACGGAAAGAATAATCCCGTAGCCTGGTATGCACCTTATCCTAGCCTGACCCCGGTCGAGATGGAGGGTTTTGTAGGCAATGTGGCCCTTGGGGGCAGTGTGAATACCAATGACATCACTTTCAACCCCCATGGCAACGGAACGCATACCGAGTGTATCGGACACTTGACCAAAGAGGCACATCAGGTGGATGAGTACATGCGGGATTTCATCCATCTGGCCCAGGTCTTTACGGTCACTCCGCATGTGTTGGATGCTGATCGCTCGGAGTTCCAGCAGGCTGGTGACCGGATCATTCGTGTCGAGGAGTTAGAAAGACTATCGCTCTCTCCAGATGTCAAAGCCCTGGCCATTCGCACCCTTCCCAACACGGACTCGAAGAAGAGTCGTGTATACACCGGACAGAATCCGCCTTATTTCGACCCAGCGGCTCTAGCTTGGGTGAGAGCACAAGGCATAGAACACCTGCTGGTGGACCTGCCCAGTGTGGATCGGGAAAATGACGGAGGGAAGATGCTCGCCCACAGGGCATTCTGGTATGAGAACGATTCACCTCGCATGCATGCCACTATCACCGAGTTCATCTATATCCCAGATGAGATAGTGGACGGGGAGTACCTGTTGAATATCATGATCGCTCCTTTTGGAAATGACGCTTCACCGAGCAAACCCACGCTTTATCGGCTATTGCCATGA
- the hemW gene encoding radical SAM family heme chaperone HemW: MAGLYIHIPFCLQRCHYCDFHFSTDMRYVDRMVDALVTELKNKASDWKQYTFQTLYFGGGTPSILEAEHLKDLLSAIHSEFSLESDLEVTLEANPEDMHPHKLKLWSEMGVNRLSIGIQSLDDSSLAGMNRAHTVEQAIEAIRAARTAGFDNISLDLIFGRPESTISSVQNDLDGLLAFRPEHISAYALTIESKTYFSHLERKGLLKPMESHEVAEQFVMIGRVLEDHGYERYEVSNYARPDFESRHNSSYWSGEPYLGIGPSAHSFDGERRSWNVRSNHQYMRSMETDLDYAQSEELDVKTRFNEYVMTRSRTKWGLDLDYARTAFGVDIEQRFEKELTIYHGKYRILDGHLILNEEGLLMADRFSSDLFLIDEE, translated from the coding sequence ATGGCCGGTCTGTACATTCATATCCCTTTCTGTTTGCAGCGTTGCCATTACTGTGATTTCCATTTCAGTACCGATATGCGCTACGTGGATCGTATGGTCGATGCATTGGTCACAGAACTGAAGAACAAAGCATCGGACTGGAAGCAGTATACCTTTCAAACGCTCTATTTCGGAGGGGGTACTCCTAGTATTTTGGAAGCAGAACACCTGAAAGATCTACTGAGCGCCATTCACTCAGAATTCAGTCTGGAATCGGATCTCGAGGTCACTCTAGAGGCCAACCCTGAGGATATGCATCCCCATAAATTGAAGCTATGGAGCGAAATGGGGGTGAATCGACTGAGTATCGGGATACAAAGTCTGGATGACTCCTCATTGGCAGGGATGAACAGGGCTCACACGGTTGAACAGGCCATTGAGGCTATCAGAGCGGCACGTACAGCGGGATTTGACAACATCTCCCTCGATCTCATCTTCGGAAGACCAGAAAGCACGATTTCAAGTGTACAGAATGACTTGGACGGCCTCCTTGCCTTCAGGCCCGAGCACATTTCAGCCTACGCTCTAACAATAGAGTCGAAGACCTATTTCTCGCACCTTGAGCGAAAAGGTCTACTCAAGCCCATGGAGTCACATGAGGTAGCGGAGCAATTCGTTATGATCGGTCGTGTTTTGGAAGATCACGGCTATGAACGCTATGAAGTGTCCAACTATGCTCGTCCCGACTTCGAGAGTCGTCATAATAGCTCCTATTGGTCCGGAGAACCCTATCTGGGAATAGGGCCTTCCGCTCATTCATTCGATGGTGAGAGACGTAGTTGGAATGTGAGGAGCAACCATCAGTATATGCGGTCCATGGAGACCGATCTGGATTATGCCCAATCTGAAGAGCTGGATGTCAAGACCCGATTCAACGAATATGTCATGACCCGCTCTCGGACCAAATGGGGCTTGGACCTAGACTATGCACGTACAGCATTCGGAGTGGATATAGAGCAAAGATTCGAGAAGGAGCTGACTATCTACCATGGGAAGTACCGTATTTTAGACGGACACTTGATACTAAACGAAGAAGGCCTGCTCATGGCAGATCGCTTTTCTTCCGACCTCTTCCTTATCGATGAAGAATGA